The following nucleotide sequence is from Nitrospira sp..
TGGCACCCACGGCTCGATGCCGATCCCGCCCATCGCTGGCTACGCGGCTGCGTTCGGGAGGTGTGTACGCAGCACCCGAACGCTTAGAGCGTTCGGGCAAGAAAAAAGGGCTCGGAGAGTCTCCGAGCCCTTGAATTTGGTGGAGGCGAGGGGAGTTGAACCCCTGTCCGAAGATCGTCGGCACATCGCGTCTACATGTGTAGCCGATTCTTTAAGCTTCGCAGCGACCCACGCCTATCGGCCGGCTTAGAATCACCGCTAGCCCAGTATTGTCTCGCCCCATGCCGCTGAGCACTGGCGTGGGACCAGCCCGCTGCATCGCGCCGTTCCACCCCCGCGGGCCTCAGATGGAACGACGTCTCAGCCTAAATTAGGCTGCGAGTGCCAGTTCTTGATTGGCAGTTGCGTTTTTCCCGGAATTTTACGAGTTCCCGAGATCTCGACATGCGACGATGGCGTCAATATCCCCGTCGAAACCGGTCGCCCCCCTTCGGTCGGATGTTGAAAAAGGCTTCTGGCTATTCGCATCTTTCTAGATGCTCATCATACAGCACGGGTCAAGGGGATGCCAGGGGAGGGATGGGGCGCCGCTCCACCGGATAGTTCCGCTCCCGCCAGGCGTCGAGGCCGCCTTCCAGCGGGCGGACGCGATGGATTCCCTTCTTCTTCAAGAGGAACGCCGTGCGGGCACTGGACACTTCGTTGGGGCAGGTGCAGTAGAGCACGATGTCGCGGTCGCGCGGGATTTCTTGATGGCGATGCTCGATTTCCTCCAAGGTAAAATTGATGGCGCCGGGAATGCTGTCCGGATCGAGTTGCACGGACAGGGGATGCCGCACATCCACCACGCTGATCGCCTCGCCCGCATCCAGCCGCTGCTTGAGTTCCTCCACGGAAATCTTCGACATGCGGAGGTGCCGCAAGAATTTCTGCCGGTGATAGACCTTGTAGCCGATGAACCCTGTGAGGCCGACGACCGAGAGCGTGAGCAGCAGACCACCGGCCTGGTCGAACAGGCCGACCAGTTGTTCGAATTGATTGCTGAAGAGGGCCCCGACTCCGGCACTCACACCGGCCCAGATGAGGGTGCCGGCCACGTCGTAGAGCGTAAACATGAGGGCGCTCATACCGACGATCCCGGCCAGCGGGGGCGCCACGGTGCTGAAGCCGGGGATGAACTTGGCGAGCAGCAGCGCGCGTGGCCCGTTCCGATGAAAGAGATTCTCCGTGTCCCGCACGCAAGAGTCCGGCTCCAGCGACAGCCGGCAGAGGAATCCCAGCACCCTCCCCCCCTTGTGACGCCCCAGATAGTACCAGGCCAAGTCCGGCGGCAACGAAGCGGCTACCGGCACGAAGAGCGCAGTCGCCACCGACATTTTGCCGGCCCCCACGAGGGCCCCGGCGGCGATCAGCAGCGGGATGGCCGGAATGGGAAAGCCGATCTGCTCGGCAAAGATCACCCAGAAGAGCACCGACACCCCATGGTCGGCGAGGAATTGAAAGGTATCCATCGCTCTCCTCTCCGGATTCAGGCACTGCGAAAGCGCGTGTAACGGGTAACCACGATGGCGGCGAAGGGCAGCAGCAAGCCGAGCACGGTCTGCACGATCAGCAACAGGCCGAGCTGACTGTAATCTTCGGAGATCTGCAGCGCGTTGGTGAC
It contains:
- a CDS encoding VTT domain-containing protein, producing the protein MDTFQFLADHGVSVLFWVIFAEQIGFPIPAIPLLIAAGALVGAGKMSVATALFVPVAASLPPDLAWYYLGRHKGGRVLGFLCRLSLEPDSCVRDTENLFHRNGPRALLLAKFIPGFSTVAPPLAGIVGMSALMFTLYDVAGTLIWAGVSAGVGALFSNQFEQLVGLFDQAGGLLLTLSVVGLTGFIGYKVYHRQKFLRHLRMSKISVEELKQRLDAGEAISVVDVRHPLSVQLDPDSIPGAINFTLEEIEHRHQEIPRDRDIVLYCTCPNEVSSARTAFLLKKKGIHRVRPLEGGLDAWRERNYPVERRPIPPLASP